From Chloracidobacterium thermophilum B:
GTGGATAAGCTCTCCCGGTGGCAAGGTCAGACGGCGTAAAACCTCATCGGCTTCGCTGACACCCAGAGTCGCCAGCCGCCGCAGGTCAGCACTGAGTTCGGCCACAGCCTGGGCGTCCAGTTCATCTCCCTGCAAACCATCCACAATCTCATAAGCCCGCTGGGATTGTCCAAGCCCCAGCAGGGTGATGATTTCCTCGTAGCACATGTCACTGGATTCGCCTCCCTGTGACCGTTCCTCTTCAAGCAGATCGTACGCCTGCTGAAATGCCTCACGGGATTCTTGCAGTTGACCGGCCATGCGGAGGGCGATGCCCAGTTTGACAAATGTCAGTGGCACTTCCAGACCATCCACGATAGCATCCTTCAGCTCGTGGGAAGCCGCTTCGGCTTCGCCGCGCGCCAGCAATGCCGTTCCCAGACCATACCGCGCCAGAGCGTTGTGAGGATCAATCCGCACAGATTCACGGTATGCCTTCAAGGCTTCCTCAACCCGCTCCATCGCCATGAGTAAATCCCCCAGGTCGAGATAGATGCGCGGGTCATGGGGGTCAAGGTCAAGTGCCATCTGAAACTGCCGGAGGGCTTCATCATATTTTTCGAGGTCGGCCAGCAGTCCGCCCAGCCCCAGGTAGTGCAGCGGCTCCTCCGGCCCCAGTTCAATAGCCCGCCGGTAAGCCACTTCGGCTTCGGGAAACCGCCCCATTTCCGAAAGGAAGTTGCCATAGTTGTAATGGCTCAGGGCCTCGTTTGGTTCGAGCTTAAGCGCACGCTTGAAGTATTCTTCAGCCAGGTCAAACTCTCCTTCTTCAACGTAGAACGCACCGAGCAGGTGAAGCGGACGCACGTCGTCCGGGGCCAGGCGCTCGACTTGGCGCAGGTAATCCACGCCTTCGTTATAGCGTTCTGTTTCGAGGAGCAGAGCCCCCAACCGGATGAGCACTTCCGGTGATTGCGGAGCCAGGGCCAAAGCCTTGGCATAGGCAGCTTCGGCTTCCTCCAGTTCCCCCTCTTCAAAGTAGGCATCACCCTTTTCCAGAAGTTTTTCCAGGGAGGGTGAAGTTGACTTCGGAGATGTTTTCGATTTGTGTGATTTCCCAGGCATAAAAGTGTCGTAAATGGTATCCGTGACGCTCAAAAAAACAGGTTTTCCTCTGGACAAAAGGGCGTTGTTCTCCACGTATGCTTATAGAACCGCCAGGGCGCGCCGCCGCCCTTCGCAAGCCACCAGGGCACTGGCAAGCTGGGCATGGTCAAGCCTGGCGCCAATGAAGACAAGGTGTTCTTCGGGTGAAGGTGACAGGGTCACAGGCCGAATGTAGAGGTCGCCATTGACATACATCATAACCCACAACCCGTCTTCGCCCTCGAAACGTACGAAGCCCTTGGCGCGCACAATGTCCGGGGGAAGCTGCCGCATGAATTCCTCGAAACGCTCCCGCACCAGTGGGCGCAGCAACCGGCACGACATCGAGTGAAAGTCCGTATGGGCCTTGTACTCCTGCTCGTTGAGCGCAGCGAGTTGTTCCCGCATCGCCGCCCGGCGGCGTTCGCGCTCGGCCGGCTCGACCTCGGCCAGCAACCACTGGAAGGACTCATCCCCGGCCACGATGCCATGAGTGGCAAGGTACACCTGGGCGTACGGGTTGTTTTCTTCAACATACCGCCGGATGTCAGCAATCTGCTCCGGCGTAGCTTCATCGGCCTTGCCGATAACAATGACATCGGCAAACTGGGTCTGGCGTTTGACAATCGCCTTGAGCACCTTTGACAGACGGGTGAAGTTTTTGGGGTCGGCCACTGTCACCAGTCGGGTAATCGTCACGCGGTCGAGCAGGTGTGGCGCTGTCGCCTGATCGAGCAGGTCCACCGGATCGGCCAGCCCCGTGGCTTCGACGAAAATCACTTCCGGCTGCCGGGTAGCGACTTCGGTAAACGCCTGCACAAAGTCTTCCCCGATCTGGCAGCAGATACAGCCGTCGCTCAGCTCCATGACGCTGAAGCCTTCGCCCCGCAGGATTTCACCATCAATGCTGATGTCGCCAAACTCATTCATCAGCACGGCCACCTTACGTCCCAGGCGGCGCATGTGGTGCAGCACGGCGAGCAGCAACGTCGTTTTGCCACTTCCCAGAAAACCGGAAATGACAATCGCCGGCACGGGCGAAGCCCCACCGGACGACTCCGGCACAGGTGTCTGAACGCTCATGGCAGTTTCCCCCAGAAATGGTTTCTCATCGCGGGCGCCAGTCAGGTGTAAAGCAGGCGATAGTATCACCCGGACGCGGTGTTACCAAGCATATATCGGAAAGGCATCGCCTGAAACTCATTCGCCGACCCGCTGGAGATGGACAAGGTTGTTGACCGGCAGGCCCTTGATTTTGCCGGCCAGCACTACGAGGCGTTCACCGGCTTCAATCCACCCCAACCGCAGCAGCAGCCCCACCCCTTCAGCAAACAGGTCCTTCATGTCCGGCGGATTGGGCATCAGCAGTGGTTCAATCCCCCACACGGCCGAAAGCTGCTGATAGACCCCGACATCCGCCGTAATGGCCGCAATCCGTTGCTTCGGGCGCAGCAACGCCAGCGCCCGTGCCATCTTGCCCCCCTCGGTGAACACGGCAATGACCCGCGCGCCGACATTTTCGGCCGCAAAAACGGCCGCTTCCGACAGTGCGCGCAGGGACGAACTGCCCTGCAGGTTCATGAACTTGTTGGAACCGGCGCGCCAGGACTGCTGCCCGGCAAAAGCCTCTTCAGTGTACTCCACAATGCGCCGCATCGTGCGTACGGCTTCGACCGGATACTTCCCGGCCGCCGATTCGGCTGACAGCATGACGGCATCAGTGCCATCCAGAATGGCATTCGCCACATCCGACGCTTCGGCGCGCGTCGGGCGCGGATTGTCCACCATGGACTGCAACATCTGCGTCGCCGTGATGACAATCCGCCCCTTGCGGTTGGCGTGCCGGATGATTTCTTTCTGAAAAATCGGCACCCGCTCGGTTTCGGCTTCAACGCCCAGATCGCCCCGCGCCACCATGACCCCATCCACGATGTCGAGGATTTCATCGAGGTGGTTCAGGGCTTCGGGCTTCTCGATTTTGGCAATGAGCGGCGTCTGGGCTCCAAGGGCGGCAATGTAGTTTTTGCACTGCCGGCAGTCCTCGGCCGAACGTACGAACGACAGCGCCACGTAATCCACGCCCTGCTCAATGCCAAAGCGCAGGTCATCGCGGTCCTTGTCGGTCATCGAGGGAAGCGACGTCGGGATGCTCGGCAGGTTGATGCCCTTGCGCTCGCCCAGCACCCCGCCGTTGAGAATGAGGCACTCCACGTCACTGCCATGAACGGCCGTGACACTCAGCTCGATGAGTCCGTCATCAATCAGAATGCGATCACCCGGCTTGGCATCGTAAGCCAGGCCCCCGTAGCTGCAACTGACACGTTCGGCATTGCCGGGAATATCCTCCGGCGTAATCACAATCCGGTTGCCCGTGACCAGCACGACCGGCTCGCCACCAATCAACCGTCCGGTGCGGATTTTGGGACCGCACAAATCCAGCAGGATGGCGAGCGGCTGTTGTAGTTCTGCCGCCAACTGACGGAGTGACCGGATGACCTCGGCGTGTCCCTCATGGTTGCCGTGCGACATGTTGATGCGGGCCACGTTGATCCCGGCAACCAGCAGGGTGCGGAGAATTTCGGGGGACCGGGAAGCCGGGCCAATCGTGGCGACGATTTTGGCGCGTGCCATAGCGGTTCGTTTCCTTTGCAGTGTGGCGGTGACGACCTGCCACAGCATAGCCCAGCCACCCGGCCAGGTCATGGCCGGACGCAGTGCCCTATCGTTCCGGCCAGGATGGAAACCGGCCGGGCGTGTAGGGCGCGCCCAGCGACTCCAGCGTTTTCTCGATCCGCCCCAGATCATCGGTCAGCGCGCGTAAGTCACCCAGCGCCTGCCGCAGTCCTTCGGCCACGATGGCGTACTGGGCTTCGTGGGTTTGCGTGGGACGGGTGAGCGTCGCGCTGCGTTCGGACACAATTTCCGACAACCGCTCGGCCAACCCCGGCGGTGTATTTTCATTGCGCGCCTGAAGCACACGGTCCCCGCGCAGGCGGACCATCAGGGCATCGAGTCGCCGGGTCAGCGCCGTCGTCTCATCGAGCAGCCTGGCATCCGCTGCCGGCGTCTCCAGAATGGCTTGTTTGACAGCCGTGAGCCGCTTCTGGACTTCCTGTGCCGTCTCCAGTGCACCGTGCATCGTGCGCTGCGCCGTCAGCAGCCGCCGGTGAAAATCCTCAAAGGCGCGGACATCCTCGGCCGCCCGCTCATCGAGGAAACGTACGCGGAAGGTCTGGGGTGTGCCAAGCTGTTTGGTAACACCATCGGCGCGCTGATACAGGGTGATGGTGTATGTCCCCGGCGGCACGAACCATCCGACCGGCGGACGGGCAAAGGGATTTTCCTCCTCCCGTGGCGGAGGCGGAAGTTGAGGCGCGGGCGTGCGCAGGTCCCAGGCCACGCGGTTGAAGCCGGCTTCCTGGGGCGCGGTGATGCGCCGGACAACCTGCCCCTGCTCATCCGTCACCACAGCAAACGTCATCGGCGCTTCTTCCTGCGCCTCCTCCCGCAGTTCGTCGCGGGTTGGATAAGGCACGTCGTCGCCTTTCTTTTCGGCTTCCTGGCGGCGCTGTTTTTTCGTTTTGGGAGCTTCCTTCAGGTAGTAGGTCAGGACGGCTCCAAACGGCGGGTTGTCGGCCACATACAACGCATCCCCCTGGAAACCGCGTTTTCCGCCCCCCAGCGGTTCGGACTCGACATACAACCAGGCATCACGCACCGGAAAAGTCTGCGCTGGCTGCGCCAGCAGGTCTTCCGTCACCGTACGCAGCGCGCGGTAATCATCCAGAACATAAAAACCGCGCCCGAATGTGGCGATGACCAGATCATGCTCGCGGGTCTGAATGGCAATATCCCGCACCGCGATGGTCGGCAGTCCCCCCTTGAGCTGCACCCAGCGGCCACCGCCGTTGGGCGTAAACCACAACCCGAACTCCGTACCGACAAACAAAACATTAGGATTAACCGGGTCTTCAGCCAGACACTTGACCGAACCCCGCTCCGGGAGGTTGCCCACACAGGCGCTCCACGTCCGCCCCAAATCAGATGACTTGAGCAGGTAGGGCCTGAAATCGCCGTTTTTGTGGTTGTCAAAGGCGACATACACCACATTGGCATCGTGCCGGGACGGGACAATACGGCTGACGAAGGTTTGCTCCGGCACACCGGGGAAGGTTTCCAGCTTTCGCCAGTTTGCGCCGCCATCTTCGGAAATCTGCACCAGACCGTCGTCGGTTCCGACAAACAGCAGGTTTTCCCGCATGGGCGACTCGGCAATGGTCGTGATGTTGCCGTAGAAGGAAGTCGAGGCGTGTTTGGCTACGGCGTCGGGCCCCCAGACCTTGCCGAAGACCTTCAGTTTGTCACGGTCGAGCTGACGGGTCAGGTCGCCACTGACAGCCCGCCAGCTATTTCCCCGGTCATCACTGCGAAAGAGCCGGTTGGCGGCAAAGTACAATCGCTTGGGATCATGCGGACTGATGATAAACGGTGAATCCCAGTTCCAGCGCAACGGCGGTTCATTGGGGCCGATTTTGGGCTGAATCCCGACGCGCTCGCCGGTGCGGCGGTCGAAACGAAACAGATTGCCGTACTGGTACTCGCAATAGACGATGTTCGGATCGGTTGGGTCCACGCGCACGTGGAAGCCGTCCCCGCCGACGGTCACAAACCAGTCGGCATTGGTGATCCCGTGGGCATGGCGCGTCCGCGACGGGCCGCCAAGGGTGTTGTTGTCCTGTGTCCCCCCATAGATGAAGTAGAACGGCTCGCTGTTATCCACCGTCACGTCATAAAACTGCGTCACCGGCAGGTTGGCTTTGAACTGCCAGGACTGCCCACGGTCAAAGCTCTCATAGACGCCGCCATCACAGCCCACGAGGTAGTAATCCGGGTCAGCCGGGTCAATCCACAGCGCATGGTGATCCACATGGACGTGCCGCATCCCCGGCATCGGCGTCAGGGTCTTGCCCCCGTCATTGGAAACCATGAGAAACACGTTGAGGACGTACACCCGCTCGACCTGGCGCGGATCGGCGACAATCGTGCTGAAATACATCGCCGTCTGGTCGAAGGGGTTGCGCCGTTCCCAGGTTTCGCCGCCATCGAGCGAACGGAAAATGCCGCCTTTGCCGTCGGCGGCTTCGACACAGGCATAGATGACATCCGGGTTGGCCGGCGAGATGGCCAGACCAATCCGGCCCAGGTCCGCCGTTGGCAAACCAGCCGTGACTTTGCGCCAGGTTTTGCCGCCGTCCGTCGTTTTGTAGATGGCGCTTTCGGGCCCGCCATCAATGAGCGTCCAGACGTGCCGCCGCCGCTGATATGCCGCGGCCAGCATCACGTCCGGGTTGCGCGGGTCCATGACCACTTCGGTGACGCCGGTGTCGGGGCTGATGTCCAGAATGCGCTGCCAGGTCTGTCCGCCGTCGGTGGTTTTGTACAGCCCACGGTCGCCGCCTGACCGCCAGAGCGGCCCCTGTGCCGCCACATAGACCGTTTCGGAATCCCGTGGGTCAACGAGAATACAGGCAATGTGCTCGGAGTCCTTCAGCCCCATGTTGCGCCAGGTGCGGCCGTCGTCGTCCGAACGATACACACCGTCGCCGTAACTCACGCTGCGCTGCGAGTTGTTTTCACCTGTACCGACCCAGATGCGGAAGGGATGTTTCGGGTCCATGGTGACAGCGCCGATGGAAAAGGAGGGCTGGCTGTCGAAGACCGGCGTCCAGGTCACACCGGCGTTAGTGGTTTTCCAGACACCGCCTGAAGCCACAGCAGCGAAGTAGC
This genomic window contains:
- a CDS encoding CobW family GTP-binding protein, whose amino-acid sequence is MSVQTPVPESSGGASPVPAIVISGFLGSGKTTLLLAVLHHMRRLGRKVAVLMNEFGDISIDGEILRGEGFSVMELSDGCICCQIGEDFVQAFTEVATRQPEVIFVEATGLADPVDLLDQATAPHLLDRVTITRLVTVADPKNFTRLSKVLKAIVKRQTQFADVIVIGKADEATPEQIADIRRYVEENNPYAQVYLATHGIVAGDESFQWLLAEVEPAERERRRAAMREQLAALNEQEYKAHTDFHSMSCRLLRPLVRERFEEFMRQLPPDIVRAKGFVRFEGEDGLWVMMYVNGDLYIRPVTLSPSPEEHLVFIGARLDHAQLASALVACEGRRRALAVL
- the pyk gene encoding pyruvate kinase → MARAKIVATIGPASRSPEILRTLLVAGINVARINMSHGNHEGHAEVIRSLRQLAAELQQPLAILLDLCGPKIRTGRLIGGEPVVLVTGNRIVITPEDIPGNAERVSCSYGGLAYDAKPGDRILIDDGLIELSVTAVHGSDVECLILNGGVLGERKGINLPSIPTSLPSMTDKDRDDLRFGIEQGVDYVALSFVRSAEDCRQCKNYIAALGAQTPLIAKIEKPEALNHLDEILDIVDGVMVARGDLGVEAETERVPIFQKEIIRHANRKGRIVITATQMLQSMVDNPRPTRAEASDVANAILDGTDAVMLSAESAAGKYPVEAVRTMRRIVEYTEEAFAGQQSWRAGSNKFMNLQGSSSLRALSEAAVFAAENVGARVIAVFTEGGKMARALALLRPKQRIAAITADVGVYQQLSAVWGIEPLLMPNPPDMKDLFAEGVGLLLRLGWIEAGERLVVLAGKIKGLPVNNLVHLQRVGE
- a CDS encoding tetratricopeptide repeat protein, whose translation is MPGKSHKSKTSPKSTSPSLEKLLEKGDAYFEEGELEEAEAAYAKALALAPQSPEVLIRLGALLLETERYNEGVDYLRQVERLAPDDVRPLHLLGAFYVEEGEFDLAEEYFKRALKLEPNEALSHYNYGNFLSEMGRFPEAEVAYRRAIELGPEEPLHYLGLGGLLADLEKYDEALRQFQMALDLDPHDPRIYLDLGDLLMAMERVEEALKAYRESVRIDPHNALARYGLGTALLARGEAEAASHELKDAIVDGLEVPLTFVKLGIALRMAGQLQESREAFQQAYDLLEEERSQGGESSDMCYEEIITLLGLGQSQRAYEIVDGLQGDELDAQAVAELSADLRRLATLGVSEADEVLRRLTLPPGELIH
- a CDS encoding VPS10 domain-containing protein, with the protein product MSYRLLLVRCLVASLVVIPWLHLGALAQSTRRKPETKPAAPPAPDTKKETSPLNEAALAGLKFRALGPAVASGRIAALAVDPRNRRRYFAAVASGGVWKTTNAGVTWTPVFDSQPSFSIGAVTMDPKHPFRIWVGTGENNSQRSVSYGDGVYRSDDDGRTWRNMGLKDSEHIACILVDPRDSETVYVAAQGPLWRSGGDRGLYKTTDGGQTWQRILDISPDTGVTEVVMDPRNPDVMLAAAYQRRRHVWTLIDGGPESAIYKTTDGGKTWRKVTAGLPTADLGRIGLAISPANPDVIYACVEAADGKGGIFRSLDGGETWERRNPFDQTAMYFSTIVADPRQVERVYVLNVFLMVSNDGGKTLTPMPGMRHVHVDHHALWIDPADPDYYLVGCDGGVYESFDRGQSWQFKANLPVTQFYDVTVDNSEPFYFIYGGTQDNNTLGGPSRTRHAHGITNADWFVTVGGDGFHVRVDPTDPNIVYCEYQYGNLFRFDRRTGERVGIQPKIGPNEPPLRWNWDSPFIISPHDPKRLYFAANRLFRSDDRGNSWRAVSGDLTRQLDRDKLKVFGKVWGPDAVAKHASTSFYGNITTIAESPMRENLLFVGTDDGLVQISEDGGANWRKLETFPGVPEQTFVSRIVPSRHDANVVYVAFDNHKNGDFRPYLLKSSDLGRTWSACVGNLPERGSVKCLAEDPVNPNVLFVGTEFGLWFTPNGGGRWVQLKGGLPTIAVRDIAIQTREHDLVIATFGRGFYVLDDYRALRTVTEDLLAQPAQTFPVRDAWLYVESEPLGGGKRGFQGDALYVADNPPFGAVLTYYLKEAPKTKKQRRQEAEKKGDDVPYPTRDELREEAQEEAPMTFAVVTDEQGQVVRRITAPQEAGFNRVAWDLRTPAPQLPPPPREEENPFARPPVGWFVPPGTYTITLYQRADGVTKQLGTPQTFRVRFLDERAAEDVRAFEDFHRRLLTAQRTMHGALETAQEVQKRLTAVKQAILETPAADARLLDETTALTRRLDALMVRLRGDRVLQARNENTPPGLAERLSEIVSERSATLTRPTQTHEAQYAIVAEGLRQALGDLRALTDDLGRIEKTLESLGAPYTPGRFPSWPER